Proteins encoded in a region of the Pseudomonas sp. PDNC002 genome:
- the rsxB gene encoding electron transport complex subunit RsxB: MIAALLIILACLAGVVALRYASVRVNVAGEPTAEQINDLLPQTQCGQCGYAGCKPYAQAIAEGDAINKCPPGGAATIAALADLLDVEPLPLDATEETPLRVAYIREAECIGCTKCIRACPVDAIVGAAKLMHTVIVDECTGCDLCMEPCPVDCIEMRDLPANVADWTWPLPQSRLIHSDREQAA; encoded by the coding sequence ATGATCGCGGCACTGCTGATCATCCTGGCTTGCCTCGCGGGCGTTGTGGCGCTGCGCTACGCCTCGGTACGGGTGAACGTCGCGGGCGAACCCACCGCCGAACAGATCAACGACCTGCTGCCGCAGACCCAGTGCGGGCAGTGCGGTTACGCAGGCTGCAAGCCCTACGCCCAGGCGATCGCCGAAGGCGATGCAATCAACAAGTGCCCGCCCGGCGGCGCCGCGACCATCGCCGCTCTCGCCGACCTGCTGGACGTCGAGCCGCTGCCACTGGACGCCACCGAAGAAACGCCGCTGCGCGTGGCCTACATCCGCGAGGCCGAGTGCATCGGCTGCACCAAGTGCATCCGGGCCTGCCCGGTGGACGCCATCGTCGGCGCCGCCAAGCTGATGCACACGGTGATCGTCGACGAATGCACCGGCTGCGACCTGTGCATGGAACCCTGCCCGGTGGATTGCATCGAGATGCGCGACCTGCCCGCGAACGTCGCCGACTGGACCTGGCCGCTGCCGCAGAGTCGGCTGATCCACAGCGACCGGGAGCAAGCGGCATGA
- a CDS encoding DUF4349 domain-containing protein has protein sequence MKLHHGAALALSAALAGCGASSEHAANSGAAFQGEAAKAGSFLAYEHQVGIRLASERIDAQLAASRDACTLDRFGPCELIAIEQSGDSQMRNAHLVVRIVPDGVEKLVALAAEGGQLQSRRTQAEDLAQAVSDNQQLRERLEREYQTLQGFQGRKDMSVSDLLALAKATAEVEQQLHAARQDAAQQQRRIATNLLTLDFSSEYQPTGRWSRIGKAFGNSLDELTDGTVNAIQVAAFGLPLLVVLLVAGLILRWLWRKLGTRRATKRAA, from the coding sequence ATGAAACTGCACCACGGGGCAGCGCTCGCCCTGAGCGCCGCCCTCGCCGGCTGCGGCGCCTCTTCGGAGCACGCAGCCAATTCCGGCGCCGCTTTCCAAGGGGAAGCGGCGAAAGCCGGCTCCTTCCTCGCCTACGAACACCAGGTCGGCATCCGCCTGGCCAGTGAGCGCATCGACGCGCAGCTGGCCGCCTCCCGCGATGCCTGCACCCTGGACCGCTTCGGCCCCTGCGAGCTGATCGCCATCGAGCAGAGCGGCGACAGCCAGATGCGCAACGCGCATCTTGTGGTTCGCATCGTCCCCGATGGTGTGGAAAAGCTCGTCGCCCTCGCGGCCGAAGGCGGCCAACTGCAAAGCCGCCGCACCCAGGCCGAAGACCTCGCCCAGGCCGTCAGCGACAACCAGCAGCTGCGCGAGCGCCTGGAGCGCGAATATCAGACCCTGCAAGGCTTCCAGGGCCGCAAGGACATGAGCGTCAGCGACCTGCTGGCGCTGGCCAAGGCCACCGCCGAAGTCGAGCAGCAACTGCACGCCGCGCGCCAGGACGCAGCCCAGCAGCAACGCCGCATCGCCACCAACCTGCTGACCCTGGACTTCTCCAGCGAATACCAGCCGACCGGGCGCTGGTCGCGCATCGGCAAGGCCTTCGGCAATTCGCTGGACGAACTCACCGACGGCACCGTCAACGCCATCCAGGTGGCCGCCTTCGGCCTGCCACTACTGGTCGTGCTGCTGGTCGCGGGGCTGATCCTGCGCTGGCTGTGGCGCAAACTCGGAACCCGACGCGCCACGAAGCGAGCTGCGTGA
- a CDS encoding electron transport complex subunit E translates to MNSLGYREIALQGLWKNNPGLVQLLGLCPLLGTSNSMVKALGLGLATIVVLVLSSSAVALIRGSLSQAVRLPVFILIIAALTTCIELLMQAWRYELYQVLGIFVPLITTNCVILGRADSFAANNNVARSAFDGLMMGLGFALVLLTVGTLRELLGHGTLLAGMELLFGPTAADWKVQIPGYQGLLLAVLPPGAFLVLGLLIALKNRIDESLAERAKAQAGDVPATERQRVRVTGVIE, encoded by the coding sequence ATGAATAGTCTCGGCTACCGCGAAATCGCCCTGCAGGGCCTGTGGAAGAACAACCCGGGGCTGGTACAACTGCTCGGCCTCTGCCCACTGCTGGGCACCAGCAACTCCATGGTCAAAGCCCTCGGCCTGGGCTTGGCGACCATCGTCGTGCTGGTCCTTTCCAGCAGCGCCGTCGCGCTGATCCGTGGCTCCCTCAGCCAGGCCGTGCGCCTGCCCGTCTTCATCCTGATCATCGCCGCGCTGACCACCTGCATCGAACTGCTGATGCAGGCCTGGCGCTACGAGCTGTACCAGGTGCTGGGGATCTTCGTCCCGCTGATCACCACCAACTGCGTGATCCTCGGCCGCGCGGATTCCTTCGCGGCGAACAACAATGTGGCGCGCTCGGCCTTCGACGGCTTGATGATGGGGCTGGGCTTCGCCCTCGTCCTGCTGACCGTCGGCACCCTGCGCGAGCTGCTCGGCCATGGCACCCTGCTGGCCGGTATGGAGCTGCTGTTCGGCCCCACCGCCGCCGACTGGAAAGTACAGATCCCCGGCTACCAGGGCCTGCTGCTGGCGGTGCTGCCACCCGGCGCCTTCCTGGTGCTGGGCCTGCTGATCGCCCTCAAGAACCGTATTGATGAAAGCCTGGCGGAACGCGCCAAGGCGCAGGCGGGCGACGTACCCGCCACTGAGCGCCAACGCGTCCGCGTGACCGGAGTGATCGAATGA
- the rsxC gene encoding electron transport complex subunit RsxC — translation MSAQVWRFPGGLSLPDNKQQSTRTPIQRPPLPRRLVLPLQQHIGEPAVPCVDIGQRVLKGQLIAEAGSAISAALHAPTSGTVVALGEQPYPHTSGLAAPAIVIESDGAEEWAALDPIVEYASLSGVELLARIRRAGIAGLGGAGFPTAAKLAARAQDDLHTLIINGAECEPYISCDDLLMRERAAELLEGIDVLMHILQPEEVLIGIEDDKPQAIAAVQAAIGERNIRLQAIPTCYPSGGERQLIQILTGREVPSGGLPADIGMLCVNVATAVAVADAVQRGRPLISRITTLTGAALQHPCNVEALIGTPVGELLDFAGLDHGRLDRLLLGGPLMGDSLPSLEVPLIKTANCLLAATHEELPLPALAMPCIRCGDCAQVCPASLLPQQLHFFALGEDHDQLLAHNLFDCIECGACAYVCPSSIPLVQYYRASKAEIRELEQRQLKAERSRRRFEQRQDRLRGEEQHRAAERLARQERAARVQEDETTVEVPSTPAAQSVIERVKAEKAVGNAPDQIKRLKIEASMAQVALKKAEKQLAAHDTDQLRAQVAELRSAAEEAKAALAAAESESTSVAPAPVVAPAADDAALKKAKINAAMARAQLKKSEKAFGESPTDEQRATLTSLREDVERIEHQLGELQNAVGSTSSTSIEPVDGVLALRQAKQHYVSQRDALRQAEHDGVSEEHMAALRATLAAAEKALHAAEDASGKAPPELVRTDKRPVSAALRAAKTELAYARADLKKLEREGAGNEALASARARLDAAERAVANASAEGPQ, via the coding sequence ATGAGCGCGCAGGTCTGGCGTTTCCCCGGCGGCCTGAGCCTGCCGGACAACAAGCAGCAGTCGACCCGGACACCTATCCAGCGGCCGCCGCTGCCGCGCCGCCTGGTGCTGCCGCTGCAACAGCACATCGGCGAGCCCGCCGTGCCCTGCGTCGACATCGGCCAGCGCGTGCTCAAGGGCCAGCTCATCGCCGAAGCCGGCAGCGCCATCAGCGCCGCACTGCATGCGCCGACCTCCGGCACCGTGGTGGCGCTGGGCGAACAACCCTATCCGCACACCTCCGGGCTGGCGGCGCCAGCCATCGTCATCGAAAGTGACGGCGCGGAGGAGTGGGCAGCGCTCGATCCGATTGTCGAGTACGCGTCCCTCTCAGGCGTCGAACTGCTGGCGCGCATCCGCCGCGCCGGCATCGCCGGGCTTGGCGGCGCGGGCTTTCCCACTGCCGCCAAGCTGGCCGCGCGCGCGCAGGACGACCTGCACACCCTGATCATCAACGGTGCGGAATGCGAGCCCTACATCAGCTGCGACGACCTGCTGATGCGAGAGCGCGCCGCCGAACTGCTGGAAGGCATCGACGTGCTGATGCACATCCTCCAGCCAGAAGAGGTGCTGATCGGCATCGAGGACGACAAGCCCCAGGCCATCGCCGCCGTGCAGGCCGCCATCGGCGAGCGGAACATCCGGTTGCAGGCGATCCCGACCTGTTATCCATCCGGCGGCGAGCGCCAGCTGATCCAGATTCTCACCGGCCGCGAAGTCCCCTCCGGCGGACTGCCGGCAGATATCGGCATGCTCTGCGTCAACGTCGCCACCGCCGTCGCCGTGGCCGATGCCGTACAGCGCGGTCGGCCACTGATCTCGCGCATCACCACACTGACGGGCGCAGCGCTGCAACACCCCTGCAACGTCGAAGCGCTGATCGGCACGCCGGTGGGCGAGCTACTGGACTTCGCCGGCCTCGACCATGGCAGGCTCGACCGCCTGCTGCTCGGCGGTCCACTGATGGGCGACAGCCTGCCTTCGCTGGAGGTGCCGCTGATCAAGACCGCCAACTGCCTGCTGGCCGCCACCCACGAGGAACTGCCGCTGCCGGCGCTCGCCATGCCGTGCATCCGCTGCGGCGACTGCGCGCAGGTCTGCCCGGCCAGCCTGCTGCCGCAGCAACTGCACTTTTTCGCTCTCGGCGAGGATCATGACCAGCTCCTGGCGCACAACCTGTTCGACTGCATCGAGTGCGGCGCCTGCGCCTATGTCTGCCCGTCGAGCATTCCGCTGGTGCAGTACTACCGCGCCTCCAAGGCCGAGATCCGCGAACTGGAACAGCGTCAACTGAAGGCCGAGCGATCGCGCCGGCGCTTCGAACAGCGCCAGGATCGCCTGCGCGGTGAAGAGCAACACCGCGCCGCCGAACGGCTCGCCCGCCAGGAACGCGCCGCGCGCGTACAGGAAGACGAAACGACGGTCGAGGTACCCAGCACACCGGCCGCCCAATCGGTGATCGAGCGCGTGAAGGCCGAGAAGGCGGTGGGCAATGCGCCGGACCAGATCAAGCGCCTGAAGATCGAAGCGAGCATGGCCCAGGTGGCGCTGAAGAAAGCCGAGAAGCAACTGGCCGCCCATGACACGGATCAGTTGCGCGCCCAGGTGGCCGAATTGCGTAGCGCCGCCGAAGAGGCCAAGGCCGCGCTGGCTGCCGCCGAATCGGAAAGCACCAGCGTCGCGCCGGCCCCAGTCGTTGCGCCGGCCGCCGATGACGCCGCACTCAAGAAAGCGAAGATCAACGCCGCCATGGCCCGCGCCCAGTTGAAGAAATCGGAGAAGGCCTTCGGCGAGTCACCCACGGATGAGCAGCGCGCGACACTCACATCCCTGCGCGAGGATGTCGAACGCATCGAGCATCAACTCGGCGAACTGCAGAACGCTGTCGGGTCGACGTCATCGACGTCCATCGAGCCTGTCGACGGTGTTCTGGCCCTGCGCCAGGCCAAGCAGCATTACGTCAGCCAGCGCGACGCGCTGCGCCAGGCCGAACACGACGGCGTTTCCGAGGAACACATGGCCGCCCTCCGCGCCACGCTGGCCGCCGCCGAAAAAGCCCTGCACGCCGCCGAAGATGCCAGCGGCAAGGCTCCACCGGAGCTGGTGCGCACCGACAAGCGCCCGGTAAGCGCTGCCCTGCGCGCCGCCAAGACGGAGCTGGCCTACGCCCGCGCCGACCTAAAGAAACTCGAACGCGAAGGCGCCGGCAATGAAGCCCTGGCCAGCGCCCGCGCCCGCCTGGACGCCGCCGAACGCGCCGTGGCCAACGCCAGCGCAGAGGGCCCCCAATGA
- the rsxA gene encoding electron transport complex subunit RsxA translates to MTELALILVSAILVNNFVLVQFLGICPFKGVSRKIETALALALATTFVLTLASACSYILLHYVLRPLDLEFLRTISFILVIALVVQLTELLVKKTSPLLARVLGIFLPLITTNCIVLGVALLNANKPEFGFLQSTFQGFGAGLGFSLVLVLFAALRERIAIADVPKPFKGAAIGMITAGLMSLAFMGFSGLLKP, encoded by the coding sequence ATGACCGAACTCGCCCTGATCCTGGTCAGCGCCATTCTGGTCAACAACTTCGTGCTGGTGCAGTTCCTCGGCATCTGCCCGTTCAAGGGCGTGTCGCGCAAGATCGAGACGGCGCTTGCCCTCGCCCTGGCGACCACCTTCGTCCTCACCCTCGCCTCGGCGTGCAGCTACATCCTGCTGCACTACGTGCTGCGGCCGCTGGACCTGGAATTCCTGCGCACCATCAGCTTCATCCTGGTCATCGCCCTGGTCGTGCAGCTCACCGAGCTGCTGGTGAAGAAGACCAGCCCCCTGCTCGCCCGCGTGCTGGGCATCTTCCTGCCGCTGATCACCACCAACTGCATTGTCCTCGGCGTCGCGCTGCTCAACGCCAACAAGCCCGAGTTCGGCTTCCTGCAGTCCACCTTCCAGGGCTTCGGCGCCGGGCTCGGCTTCTCGCTGGTACTGGTGCTTTTCGCCGCCCTGCGCGAGCGCATCGCCATCGCCGACGTACCCAAGCCATTCAAGGGTGCGGCCATCGGCATGATCACCGCAGGGCTGATGTCCCTGGCGTTCATGGGCTTCAGCGGGTTGCTCAAGCCATGA
- a CDS encoding argininosuccinate synthase, with the protein MADVKKVVLAYSGGLDTSVILKWLQDTYNCEVVTFTADLGQGEEVEPARAKAKQMGVKEIFIEDLREEFVRDFVFPMFRANTVYEGEYLLGTSIARPLIAKRLIEIANATGADAISHGATGKGNDQVRFELGAYALKPGVKVIAPWREWDLLSREKLMDYAETHNIPIERHGKKKSPYSMDANLLHISYEGGVLEDTWTEHEEDMWKWTVSPEKAPETATYIELTYRKGDIVAIDGKDMTPAQVLTELNRIGGANGIGRLDIVENRYVGMKSRGCYETPGGTIMLKAHRAIESITLDREVAHLKDELMPRYAKLIYTGYWWSPEREMLQQMIDASQEYVNGVVRLKLYKGNVIVVGRKSDDSLFDANIATFEEDGGAYNQADAAGFIKLNALRMRIAANKGRKLF; encoded by the coding sequence ATGGCGGACGTGAAGAAGGTAGTCCTGGCGTATTCCGGTGGCCTGGACACCTCCGTGATTCTGAAGTGGCTGCAGGATACCTATAACTGCGAAGTGGTGACCTTTACCGCTGACCTGGGTCAGGGCGAGGAGGTCGAGCCGGCCCGCGCCAAGGCCAAGCAGATGGGCGTGAAAGAGATCTTCATCGAGGACCTGCGAGAAGAGTTCGTCCGCGATTTCGTCTTCCCGATGTTCCGTGCCAACACCGTCTACGAAGGCGAGTACCTGCTGGGTACTTCCATCGCCCGCCCGCTGATCGCCAAGCGCCTGATCGAGATCGCCAACGCCACCGGCGCTGACGCCATCTCCCACGGCGCCACCGGCAAGGGCAACGACCAGGTTCGCTTCGAGCTGGGCGCCTACGCGCTCAAGCCGGGCGTCAAGGTCATCGCTCCCTGGCGCGAGTGGGACCTGCTGTCCCGCGAGAAGCTGATGGACTACGCCGAAACCCACAACATCCCGATCGAGCGTCACGGCAAGAAGAAATCGCCGTACTCCATGGATGCCAACCTGCTGCACATCTCCTATGAAGGCGGCGTGCTGGAAGACACCTGGACCGAGCACGAAGAGGACATGTGGAAGTGGACCGTCTCCCCGGAGAAGGCCCCTGAAACCGCGACCTATATCGAGCTGACCTACCGCAAGGGCGACATCGTCGCCATCGACGGCAAGGACATGACCCCGGCGCAGGTGCTCACCGAGCTGAACCGCATCGGCGGCGCCAACGGCATCGGCCGTCTCGACATCGTCGAGAACCGCTACGTCGGCATGAAGTCCCGTGGCTGCTACGAGACCCCCGGCGGCACCATCATGCTCAAGGCGCACCGTGCCATCGAGTCGATCACCCTGGACCGCGAAGTCGCTCACCTGAAGGACGAGCTGATGCCGCGCTACGCCAAGCTGATCTACACCGGCTACTGGTGGAGCCCGGAGCGCGAGATGCTCCAGCAGATGATCGATGCCTCCCAGGAGTACGTGAACGGCGTCGTGCGCCTGAAGCTGTACAAGGGCAACGTCATCGTGGTTGGCCGCAAGTCCGACGACTCGCTGTTCGATGCCAACATCGCGACCTTCGAGGAAGACGGCGGCGCCTACAATCAGGCCGATGCCGCTGGCTTCATCAAGCTCAACGCGCTGCGCATGCGTATCGCCGCGAACAAGGGTCGCAAGCTGTTCTGA
- the nth gene encoding endonuclease III: MNAAKRAEIFRRLKEDNPNPETELAYSSPFELLIAVLLSAQATDVGVNKATAKLYPVANTPEAIYALGVEGLSEYIKTIGLYNSKAKNTIETCRILIEKHGSQVPENREDLEALPGVGRKTANVVLNTAFRQPAMAVDTHIFRVSNRTNIAPGRNVLEVERKLLKFVPKEYLLDAHHWLILHGRYVCKARKPQCGSCRIEDLCEYKHKTSDD, encoded by the coding sequence ATGAATGCCGCCAAGCGCGCGGAGATTTTCCGCCGACTTAAAGAAGACAATCCCAACCCCGAGACCGAACTGGCCTACAGCTCGCCCTTCGAGCTGCTCATCGCGGTGCTGCTCTCCGCCCAGGCCACCGACGTGGGGGTGAACAAGGCCACCGCCAAGCTCTATCCGGTGGCCAATACCCCGGAAGCGATCTACGCCCTGGGCGTGGAGGGCCTGTCGGAGTACATCAAGACCATCGGCCTGTACAACAGCAAGGCGAAGAACACCATCGAGACCTGCCGTATCCTCATCGAGAAGCACGGCAGCCAGGTGCCGGAGAACCGCGAAGACCTGGAGGCCTTGCCCGGCGTGGGCCGCAAAACGGCCAACGTGGTCCTCAACACGGCTTTCCGACAGCCGGCGATGGCGGTGGACACCCACATCTTCCGCGTATCCAACCGCACCAACATCGCGCCGGGGCGCAATGTGCTGGAGGTGGAACGCAAGCTGCTCAAGTTCGTGCCCAAGGAATACCTGCTGGACGCGCACCACTGGCTGATCCTGCACGGGCGCTACGTCTGCAAGGCGCGCAAGCCGCAGTGTGGCAGCTGCCGGATCGAGGACCTGTGCGAGTACAAGCACAAGACTTCGGACGATTGA
- the rsxG gene encoding electron transport complex subunit RsxG has product MNRELLKSVLALGVVASIAAGVVAAVHQFTAQRIDTVQREARGRTILELLPQGSYDNHPLEDQVSTLDPKLLGRDEPAPAFIARRQGQATAVVLQPVARDGYGGSIQLLVGVTAQGRLLGVRVVAHHETPGQGDRIELGKSDWLHGFDGRSLTDPGDNGWKVKKDGGQFDQFAGATVTPRAVVKATHLALQYFDAHKAQLLNAELAPAITGDRHE; this is encoded by the coding sequence ATGAACCGCGAGTTGCTGAAGAGCGTCCTGGCGCTGGGCGTGGTCGCATCGATCGCCGCCGGCGTGGTGGCAGCCGTCCACCAGTTCACCGCGCAGCGAATCGACACGGTCCAGCGCGAGGCACGCGGCCGCACGATTCTGGAGCTGCTGCCGCAAGGCAGCTACGACAACCATCCGCTGGAAGACCAGGTCAGTACCCTCGACCCGAAACTGCTCGGCCGCGACGAACCGGCGCCGGCCTTCATCGCTCGCCGCCAGGGCCAGGCAACGGCGGTGGTGCTCCAACCCGTGGCGCGGGACGGCTATGGCGGCTCCATCCAACTGCTGGTGGGTGTCACCGCGCAAGGCCGCCTGCTCGGCGTGCGGGTCGTAGCGCATCATGAAACGCCGGGCCAGGGCGACCGTATCGAGCTGGGCAAGAGCGATTGGCTGCACGGCTTCGACGGCCGTTCGCTGACTGATCCGGGTGACAACGGCTGGAAAGTTAAGAAGGACGGCGGCCAGTTCGACCAGTTCGCCGGCGCCACCGTCACCCCGCGCGCCGTGGTCAAGGCCACGCACCTGGCGCTGCAGTATTTCGACGCGCACAAGGCCCAGTTGCTCAACGCCGAGCTCGCCCCCGCCATTACGGGAGACCGCCATGAATAG
- the ppnN gene encoding nucleotide 5'-monophosphate nucleosidase PpnN → MSPRPVNNASVSPKGSLETLSQREVHQLSEAGSGSTYKLFRQCALAILNTGTQIDNAKHILDAYRDFELEIHQQDRGVRLELFNAPADAFVDGEMIASTREMLFSALRDIVYTQNALNSRRFGLDSSAGITDYVFHLLRNARALHAGVEPKIVVCWGGHSISTNEYKYTKKVGHELGLRSLDVCTGCGPGVMKGPMKGATIGHAKQRITDGRYIGLTEPGIIAAEAPNPIVNELVILPDIEKRLEAFVRVGHGIIVFPGGVGTAEEFLYLLGILMHPENQDMPFPLVLTGPRSAAAYIEQLHAFVGATLGEAAQQRYRIIIDDPAEVAREMSEGLKRVKQFRRERNDAYHFNWLLKIDEGFQRPFEPTHENMAGLDLGRDVPPHELAANLRRAFSGIVAGNVKDRGIRMIEEFGPYEIHGDAAIMEPLDALLQAFVEQHRMKLPGGAAYEPCYRVVQRSAAFAG, encoded by the coding sequence ATGTCCCCAAGACCGGTAAACAATGCCTCGGTCAGCCCCAAGGGCAGCCTCGAAACCCTCTCCCAACGTGAAGTGCACCAGCTCAGCGAAGCGGGCTCGGGCAGCACCTACAAACTCTTCCGCCAGTGTGCCCTGGCCATCCTCAACACCGGCACGCAGATCGACAACGCCAAGCACATCCTCGATGCCTACCGCGACTTCGAGCTGGAAATCCACCAGCAGGACCGCGGTGTGCGCCTGGAACTGTTCAACGCGCCGGCCGACGCCTTCGTCGACGGCGAGATGATCGCCAGTACCCGCGAGATGCTCTTCAGCGCCCTGCGCGACATCGTCTACACCCAGAACGCGCTGAACAGCCGGCGCTTCGGCCTGGACAGCTCGGCCGGCATCACCGATTACGTCTTCCACCTGCTGCGCAACGCTCGCGCGCTGCATGCCGGCGTGGAGCCGAAGATCGTCGTCTGCTGGGGCGGTCACTCCATCAGCACCAACGAGTACAAGTACACCAAGAAGGTCGGCCACGAGCTGGGCCTGCGCAGCCTCGACGTCTGTACCGGCTGCGGTCCGGGCGTGATGAAGGGCCCGATGAAGGGCGCCACCATCGGCCACGCCAAGCAACGCATCACCGACGGTCGCTATATCGGCTTGACCGAGCCGGGCATCATCGCCGCCGAGGCGCCGAACCCGATCGTCAACGAGCTGGTGATCCTGCCGGACATCGAGAAGCGCCTGGAGGCCTTCGTCCGCGTCGGCCACGGCATCATCGTGTTCCCCGGCGGTGTCGGCACGGCGGAGGAGTTCCTCTACCTGCTGGGCATTCTCATGCACCCGGAGAACCAGGACATGCCGTTCCCCCTGGTGCTCACCGGCCCGCGCAGCGCGGCGGCGTACATCGAACAGTTGCACGCCTTCGTCGGCGCGACCCTGGGCGAGGCGGCGCAGCAGCGCTATCGCATCATCATCGACGACCCGGCGGAAGTCGCGCGGGAAATGAGTGAGGGCCTGAAGCGGGTCAAGCAGTTCCGCCGCGAGCGCAACGACGCCTATCACTTCAACTGGTTGCTGAAGATCGACGAGGGCTTCCAGCGTCCGTTCGAACCGACCCACGAGAACATGGCCGGGCTGGACCTGGGCCGCGACGTGCCGCCCCACGAACTGGCGGCGAACCTGCGCCGGGCGTTCTCCGGCATCGTCGCCGGCAACGTGAAGGATCGTGGCATCCGCATGATCGAGGAGTTCGGCCCGTACGAGATCCACGGTGATGCGGCGATCATGGAGCCGTTGGACGCGCTGCTGCAGGCGTTCGTCGAGCAGCACCGGATGAAGTTGCCGGGTGGTGCGGCGTACGAGCCTTGTTACCGGGTAGTGCAGCGCAGTGCGGCATTTGCGGGCTGA
- a CDS encoding RnfABCDGE type electron transport complex subunit D, with translation MKLPRITSPHATGGNRTQKIMLTLLTACAPGALVLIGLYGAGTLFNLLWCSLLALSTEAILLKLRDRPLAFFLKDGSALVTAVLLALALPPYAPWWLSGVAVVFALIFGKHLYGGLGQNPFNPAMVGYAVVLVSFPQLMSQWPTPDSAPGFGDGLRQIFGFASVAPDAWVGATALDVVRNNHSLTMEELLAQSPAFGSVGGRGVELVNLAFLAGGLFLLWRKLFTWHAPVGMLGGLFVMSLLFWNGSGSDSHGSPLLHLFSGATMLGAFFIVTDPVSGATSNRGRLVFGIGVGVLTYVIRAWGGYPDGLAFAVLLMNLAAPTIDYFTRPRTYGHKKPESGFKAGDR, from the coding sequence ATGAAACTGCCGCGCATCACATCGCCCCACGCCACTGGCGGCAACCGTACGCAGAAGATCATGCTGACGCTGCTCACCGCCTGCGCGCCCGGCGCCCTGGTGCTGATCGGCCTGTACGGCGCGGGCACGCTGTTCAACCTGCTCTGGTGCAGCCTGCTCGCGCTCAGCACCGAAGCCATCCTGCTGAAGTTGCGCGACCGCCCACTGGCATTCTTCCTCAAGGACGGCAGCGCGCTGGTCACCGCCGTGCTGCTCGCCCTCGCGCTGCCGCCTTATGCGCCCTGGTGGTTGAGCGGCGTTGCGGTGGTGTTTGCGCTGATCTTCGGCAAACACCTCTACGGCGGCCTCGGGCAGAACCCGTTCAACCCCGCCATGGTCGGCTACGCGGTGGTGCTGGTGTCCTTCCCGCAACTGATGAGCCAATGGCCAACGCCGGACAGCGCACCGGGATTCGGCGACGGGTTACGGCAGATTTTCGGCTTCGCCAGCGTGGCGCCGGACGCCTGGGTCGGCGCCACCGCGCTGGACGTGGTGCGCAACAACCACAGCCTGACCATGGAAGAACTCCTGGCGCAGTCCCCGGCCTTCGGCAGCGTCGGCGGGCGCGGCGTGGAACTGGTCAACCTGGCTTTCCTCGCCGGCGGCCTGTTCCTGCTCTGGCGCAAGCTGTTCACCTGGCACGCGCCGGTGGGCATGCTCGGGGGACTGTTCGTCATGAGCCTGCTGTTCTGGAACGGTTCGGGCTCCGACTCCCACGGCTCGCCGCTGCTGCACCTGTTCAGCGGCGCGACCATGCTCGGCGCCTTCTTCATCGTCACCGACCCGGTGTCCGGCGCCACCAGCAACCGGGGCCGCCTGGTATTCGGCATCGGTGTCGGCGTGCTCACCTACGTGATCCGCGCCTGGGGCGGCTACCCGGATGGCCTGGCCTTCGCCGTACTGCTGATGAACCTCGCCGCGCCGACCATCGACTACTTCACCCGCCCGCGCACCTACGGGCACAAGAAGCCCGAGAGCGGTTTCAAGGCAGGTGACCGATGA
- the gloA gene encoding lactoylglutathione lyase, with amino-acid sequence MRLLHTMLRVGDMDKSIAFYTEVLGMTLLRRKDYPDGQFTLAFVGYGSEDENSVIELTYNWGVDKYELGTGYGHIALEVADVYKACEDIRSRGGKITREPGPMKHGTSVLAFVEDPDGYKIELLSPQRKD; translated from the coding sequence ATGAGACTGCTGCATACCATGCTGCGCGTCGGCGACATGGACAAATCCATCGCCTTCTACACCGAAGTCCTGGGCATGACCCTGCTGCGCCGCAAGGATTACCCGGACGGCCAATTCACCCTGGCCTTCGTCGGCTACGGCAGCGAGGACGAGAACAGCGTCATCGAGCTGACCTACAACTGGGGCGTGGACAAATACGAGCTGGGTACCGGCTACGGTCACATCGCCCTGGAAGTGGCCGACGTCTACAAGGCCTGCGAGGACATCCGCTCCCGCGGCGGCAAGATCACCCGCGAGCCGGGCCCGATGAAGCATGGCACCAGCGTCCTGGCCTTCGTCGAAGACCCGGACGGCTACAAGATCGAGCTGCTGAGCCCGCAGCGCAAGGACTGA